In one window of Spiroplasma corruscae DNA:
- the pyrE gene encoding orotate phosphoribosyltransferase, with protein MNKEIKVASILLETKAIELNFNNKFEWASGIISPIYCDNRVLISYVENRNIIVNYFIDNIRLNYPSVNLVAGVATSGISWASMIAQKMNLPMIYVRPEPKDHGRRSRIEGRYFDNQNVVVVEDLISTGGSVIKVCNLLKNENLNVLGVAAIFSYDLKKATFNFLSSNNNFFTLSNKKTLVSLIEENQLFDKNNVIELKKFFEQIDK; from the coding sequence ATGAATAAAGAAATAAAAGTAGCATCAATTCTTTTAGAAACAAAAGCTATTGAATTAAATTTTAATAACAAATTTGAATGGGCAAGTGGAATAATAAGTCCTATATATTGTGACAACAGAGTCTTGATAAGTTATGTTGAAAATAGAAATATTATTGTTAATTACTTTATTGATAATATAAGATTAAATTACCCAAGTGTTAATTTAGTTGCAGGGGTCGCAACATCTGGAATAAGTTGAGCATCAATGATCGCACAAAAAATGAATCTACCAATGATTTATGTAAGGCCAGAACCAAAAGATCATGGAAGAAGATCACGAATTGAAGGAAGATATTTTGATAACCAAAATGTAGTTGTTGTTGAAGATTTGATTTCTACTGGTGGAAGTGTAATAAAAGTATGCAACTTATTAAAAAATGAAAACTTAAATGTCCTGGGCGTTGCTGCTATATTCTCATATGATTTAAAAAAAGCTACTTTTAATTTTTTATCTAGTAATAACAATTTTTTTACTTTATCAAATAAGAAAACATTAGTAAGTTTAATCGAAGAAAACCAATTATTTGATAAAAATAATGTTATTGAGCTAAAAAAATTTTTCGAACAAATTGATAAATAA
- a CDS encoding carbamoyl phosphate synthase small subunit, whose protein sequence is MKRWLILSDGTVLEGLAFGDNESVINELVFTTAMTGYQESITDQSFNGQILVFTYPLVGNYGTNSEDNESIFPSCSGVIVKEVSTEGSNFRNELSLPNFLKGKKITGISNIDTRMLTNKLRNNGSLIAAIVCEEKLIDEFKNKLKEFKCKTTHVKEVSTKNKYYIPGNKFKIVLIDYGLKISITKELLKRGCGIFVVPFNTTYQEIVDLNPDGILLSNGPGDPTNLQDQIKVIQKLQGKYPMFGICLGHQLLALANGMKTKKMLFGHRGINHPVKDLETNKCYITSQNHGYMVDEESINISKHKITITHKSLNDNSIEGIKYIDNKSFSVQFHPDSCPGTSDNYYLFDYFIKLIQEGKEINNAKK, encoded by the coding sequence ATGAAGAGATGATTAATATTATCGGATGGGACAGTTTTAGAAGGTTTAGCATTTGGCGATAACGAATCAGTAATAAATGAATTAGTATTTACTACTGCAATGACTGGATATCAAGAATCAATAACTGATCAAAGTTTTAATGGTCAAATATTAGTTTTCACTTATCCTCTAGTAGGAAACTATGGTACTAATAGTGAAGATAATGAAAGTATTTTTCCAAGTTGTTCAGGTGTTATTGTCAAAGAGGTGTCAACAGAAGGATCTAATTTTAGGAATGAATTATCACTTCCTAATTTTTTAAAAGGAAAAAAAATTACAGGTATTTCAAATATTGATACTAGAATGCTAACTAACAAATTAAGAAATAATGGTTCCTTAATTGCAGCGATTGTGTGTGAAGAAAAATTAATTGATGAATTTAAAAATAAACTAAAAGAGTTTAAGTGTAAGACTACACATGTAAAAGAAGTTTCTACAAAAAATAAATATTATATTCCTGGAAATAAATTTAAGATTGTCTTAATTGATTATGGATTAAAAATATCAATTACTAAGGAGTTACTTAAAAGAGGTTGTGGTATATTTGTAGTTCCATTTAATACAACTTATCAAGAAATAGTAGATTTAAATCCAGATGGAATATTGTTGAGTAATGGTCCTGGTGACCCAACAAATCTACAAGATCAAATAAAAGTAATTCAAAAACTGCAAGGCAAGTATCCTATGTTTGGAATTTGTTTAGGTCATCAATTACTAGCATTAGCAAATGGAATGAAAACAAAGAAAATGTTATTTGGTCATAGAGGTATTAATCATCCTGTTAAAGATTTAGAAACAAACAAATGTTACATAACCTCTCAAAACCATGGCTATATGGTTGATGAAGAGTCTATAAATATTTCTAAACATAAAATTACAATTACTCATAAAAGTCTTAATGATAATTCAATTGAGGGAATTAAATATATCGATAATAAGTCATTCTCGGTACAATTTCATCCTGATTCTTGTCCAGGTACAAGTGATAATTATTATCTATTTGATTATTTCATTAAATTAATACAAGAAGGAAAGGAAATTAATAATGCCAAAAAATAA
- the pyrF gene encoding orotidine-5'-phosphate decarboxylase, with product MKNKIIIALDFSSLKEVKNFLKGFKREKLFLKVGMELYFKYQNKIIKYLKKRKHQLFIDLKIHDIPNTTYKAAKNLLDMEPDIISVHASGGLEMLKSIVKAKKDTKSITKLFAVTYLTSIDEQVLTKELKINKDLITSIKDLASLTYNANLDGVVCSVWESRIIKDEVSKKLLTLTPGIRITNMANDQKRVATIKDAVINLSDYIVVGREITNSKNPYFKYVEMNKEWNNE from the coding sequence ATGAAAAACAAAATTATAATAGCTCTTGATTTTTCAAGTTTGAAGGAAGTTAAGAACTTTCTAAAAGGTTTTAAAAGAGAAAAACTATTTTTAAAAGTAGGAATGGAATTATATTTTAAATACCAAAATAAAATAATTAAGTATTTAAAGAAAAGAAAACATCAACTGTTTATTGATTTAAAAATACACGATATACCAAACACTACCTATAAAGCAGCAAAAAATTTATTAGATATGGAACCTGATATCATTAGTGTTCATGCATCTGGGGGTTTGGAAATGCTAAAAAGCATTGTTAAAGCAAAAAAAGATACAAAATCAATAACTAAGTTATTTGCAGTCACATATTTAACTTCAATAGATGAACAAGTACTAACAAAGGAATTAAAAATTAATAAAGATTTAATTACTTCAATAAAAGATTTAGCTTCATTAACTTATAATGCAAATTTAGATGGAGTTGTTTGTTCAGTATGAGAATCTAGAATAATAAAAGATGAAGTTAGTAAAAAATTATTAACTCTAACACCAGGCATTAGAATTACTAATATGGCAAATGATCAGAAAAGAGTAGCAACAATTAAAGATGCTGTTATTAATTTAAGTGATTATATTGTTGTTGGAAGAGAAATAACTAATTCTAAAAATCCGTATTTTAAATATGTAGAAATGAATAAGGAATGAAACAATGAATAA
- a CDS encoding glutamine synthetase family protein, giving the protein MTKEEIITIIKKENVRFIKLQFTDMLGMLKSVEIPVTNIDKALNNEVIFDGSSVKGFAKIEDTDMYLYPDLNTWLILELETTNDYKVGRLLCDVYTSNKEHFECDPRSILKNSIKKMRELKIGYNFNVGLEPEFFLFKMDDDNNPILEHTDNSQYFDTPSLDHSYHVRREIMLELQKLNFKMEVSHHEVSNSQHEVNFEFSDALDTCDKLQTFKVLVKSIGKKHNMYATFMPKPIKGINGNGMHVNCSISDDKNNNLFYDDKSTNKLSELAIYFINGVLKNAKEISLLTNPTINSFKRLVPGFEAPCYIAWSDANRSTMIRIPTANKKAKRAEVRSVDSSCNPYLAISAILMAGIDGIINKVKSYKPLKLNIFKLSKEERERLGVDNLPVDLNEALTYFKNSPFIKSFIGENLFNEYINYNQKEWDDYKTEVTNWELKKYLLNY; this is encoded by the coding sequence ATGACCAAAGAAGAGATTATAACAATTATTAAAAAGGAAAATGTAAGATTTATTAAACTACAATTTACAGATATGCTTGGAATGTTAAAAAGCGTAGAAATACCAGTTACAAATATTGATAAGGCATTAAATAATGAAGTGATATTTGATGGTTCATCTGTTAAAGGATTTGCAAAAATCGAAGATACTGATATGTATCTATACCCAGATCTAAATACTTGATTAATATTAGAGTTAGAAACAACAAATGATTATAAAGTTGGAAGACTTTTGTGTGATGTTTATACTTCAAACAAAGAACATTTTGAATGTGATCCAAGAAGTATACTAAAAAATAGTATTAAAAAAATGAGAGAGCTAAAAATAGGTTATAACTTTAATGTTGGTCTTGAACCTGAGTTCTTTTTATTTAAAATGGATGATGATAATAATCCAATATTAGAACATACTGATAACAGTCAATACTTTGATACACCTTCATTAGATCATTCATATCATGTTAGAAGAGAAATTATGCTCGAACTACAAAAATTAAACTTTAAAATGGAGGTTTCACATCATGAAGTATCTAACTCACAACATGAAGTAAATTTTGAATTCTCCGATGCACTTGATACTTGTGATAAATTACAGACATTTAAAGTATTGGTAAAAAGTATTGGTAAAAAACACAATATGTATGCAACCTTTATGCCAAAACCAATTAAAGGTATAAATGGTAATGGTATGCATGTAAACTGTTCAATATCTGATGATAAAAATAATAACTTATTTTATGATGATAAATCTACTAATAAACTTAGTGAGTTAGCAATTTATTTTATCAATGGAGTATTAAAAAATGCAAAAGAAATATCATTATTAACTAACCCTACCATAAATTCTTTTAAAAGACTTGTCCCAGGGTTTGAGGCTCCTTGTTATATTGCTTGAAGTGATGCAAATAGATCAACAATGATTAGAATACCTACTGCAAATAAAAAAGCTAAAAGGGCTGAGGTTAGGTCTGTAGATTCAAGTTGTAATCCATACTTAGCTATTAGTGCTATATTAATGGCTGGTATAGATGGTATAATAAATAAAGTTAAAAGTTATAAACCATTAAAACTTAATATTTTTAAACTTTCAAAAGAAGAAAGAGAAAGACTAGGAGTTGACAACTTACCAGTTGACCTTAATGAAGCACTGACCTATTTTAAAAATTCTCCATTTATAAAAAGTTTTATAGGAGAGAATTTATTTAATGAATATATTAATTACAACCAAAAGGAATGAGATGACTATAAAACAGAAGTTACTAATTGAGAATTAAAAAAATATTTATTAAATTACTAA
- a CDS encoding dihydroorotase, with protein sequence MLLIKNAQFYKNDKLVTNDILIVDKYIKKISKFIKEDENYEVIDASNYFITPGLIDVHVHTREPGYEYKEDLTTVSKAALKGGVTTICSMANLSPVPDSVESYESIVKLVKEKSEINVLQMCAATKNLNTNELVDFEMLKKSGAKYFSNDGHGIQNTETMRSILREIKKHDLLISVHLETEKIKLDGMIHKSKFSKKYLIKDFSYKSEYLQLKRDIKLLKNNNCRYHVGHLTTGKSLKLIKKYKKKLNITCEVTPNHLLMSINDFKENSGLYKINPPIRTKKDQSILVKGLQDGTIDCIATDHAPHKKSEKFIDFKESSFGMIGIEFSFSILYTKLVMNNIISLNRLVELMYTNPNEIFRMKAPNLKEKHKANIVIWDLNNSYVIKEKTIESKSKNTPFLGEEVYGKNIYTIVEGKIKWRDD encoded by the coding sequence ATGTTACTAATTAAAAATGCACAATTTTATAAAAATGATAAGCTAGTTACTAATGATATTTTAATTGTTGATAAGTATATTAAAAAAATATCTAAATTTATTAAAGAAGATGAAAATTATGAAGTCATTGATGCTTCTAATTACTTTATAACTCCAGGACTAATTGATGTACATGTACACACAAGAGAGCCTGGTTATGAATATAAAGAAGATCTAACTACTGTAAGCAAGGCTGCGTTAAAAGGTGGTGTAACCACAATTTGCTCAATGGCAAATTTATCACCAGTACCAGATAGTGTAGAAAGTTATGAAAGTATAGTTAAATTAGTAAAAGAAAAATCAGAAATAAATGTTTTACAAATGTGCGCTGCTACTAAAAATTTAAATACAAATGAGTTAGTAGATTTTGAAATGCTAAAAAAAAGTGGTGCAAAATACTTTTCAAATGATGGTCATGGTATTCAAAATACAGAAACTATGAGAAGTATTTTAAGGGAAATTAAAAAACATGATTTACTAATTTCTGTTCATTTAGAAACTGAAAAAATAAAGTTAGATGGAATGATACATAAATCTAAATTTTCTAAAAAGTACTTAATTAAAGATTTTAGTTATAAGTCAGAATACTTACAACTAAAAAGAGATATTAAACTTTTAAAAAATAATAATTGTAGATATCATGTCGGACATCTAACAACAGGTAAATCATTAAAACTTATTAAAAAGTATAAAAAGAAGCTTAACATTACTTGTGAAGTTACACCTAATCATTTATTAATGAGTATAAATGATTTTAAAGAAAATTCTGGATTATATAAGATAAACCCGCCAATAAGAACAAAAAAAGATCAAAGTATTTTAGTAAAAGGATTACAAGATGGGACAATAGATTGTATTGCAACTGATCATGCACCTCATAAAAAAAGTGAAAAATTTATTGACTTTAAAGAATCGAGTTTTGGAATGATAGGTATAGAATTTAGTTTCAGTATTCTATACACAAAACTAGTTATGAATAATATTATAAGCCTTAATAGACTTGTTGAATTAATGTATACAAATCCAAATGAAATATTCAGGATGAAAGCTCCTAATTTAAAAGAAAAACATAAAGCTAACATAGTAATTTGAGATTTAAACAATTCTTATGTAATAAAAGAAAAAACAATAGAATCTAAATCTAAGAATACTCCATTTTTAGGAGAAGAGGTATATGGAAAAAATATTTATACAATAGTAGAAGGAAAAATAAAATGAAGAGATGATTAA
- a CDS encoding aspartate carbamoyltransferase catalytic subunit produces MIKFNNLLTIESLSNEEIMYLIKKALNFKLNNEIPKLKRETFIANIFFENSTRTHKSFEIAQKMLGFNSINLEVSRSSIQKGETLYDTVLSLDCLNVEAFIIRHPEKEYYNKILNSKNLRTKLINAGDGVGEHPTQSLLDLMTIYENFKTFKDIKVAICGDLKHSRVAHSNMKILKRLGAKIYFSGPLIWYEDYYKDYGEYKKIDDLINEVDVMMLLRVQNERHIEKFDKSDNYLIKYGLNNTRYKKLKKNSIIMHPCPVNRNVEIESCLIESSKSKLLAQMKNGLYMRIAILYELFKERF; encoded by the coding sequence ATGATAAAATTCAATAATTTGTTAACTATTGAAAGTTTAAGTAATGAAGAAATAATGTATTTAATCAAGAAGGCTTTAAATTTTAAGTTAAATAATGAAATACCTAAGTTAAAAAGAGAAACATTTATTGCAAATATTTTTTTTGAAAATAGTACGCGAACTCACAAGAGTTTTGAAATTGCTCAAAAAATGTTAGGATTTAATTCAATTAATTTAGAAGTAAGTAGAAGTTCTATACAAAAAGGTGAGACTTTATATGATACAGTGCTTTCATTAGATTGTTTAAATGTTGAAGCTTTTATTATTAGACATCCAGAAAAAGAATACTACAATAAAATACTTAATTCTAAAAATCTCAGAACTAAGCTAATAAATGCAGGAGATGGAGTAGGAGAACATCCAACTCAATCATTATTAGATTTAATGACAATATATGAAAATTTTAAAACATTTAAAGATATTAAGGTAGCAATATGTGGTGACTTAAAACACTCTAGGGTAGCACATTCTAATATGAAAATATTAAAAAGACTTGGTGCTAAGATCTATTTTTCAGGACCATTGATATGGTATGAAGACTATTATAAGGATTATGGAGAGTATAAAAAAATAGATGATTTAATTAATGAAGTGGATGTAATGATGTTATTAAGAGTTCAAAATGAAAGACATATTGAAAAATTTGATAAATCGGATAATTACTTAATTAAGTATGGATTAAATAATACACGATATAAAAAGCTAAAAAAGAATTCTATTATAATGCACCCTTGTCCAGTAAATAGAAATGTAGAGATAGAATCTTGTTTAATAGAGTCTAGTAAGTCAAAATTGTTAGCACAAATGAAAAATGGATTATATATGAGAATAGCAATTTTATATGAGTTGTTTAAAGAGAGGTTTTAA
- a CDS encoding SGNH/GDSL hydrolase family protein, with amino-acid sequence MKKIITILANLVLITNVSISVVSCDGFNQPSNNNGDGNTNGDGNTNGDGNTNGDNDTKVVLDKIENFYVLGDSLSDAGGYKNIAQSIIDNKNGQDKFTYDFSGSFKSAYFDNKYPSFSNGLPAVEWINQYLGLGSPMRPAGKLMNDDSSEKGHNYAVGGGRASSDITLSYGSSGIRSVPMKADLLSQSEALISQHKLTNKDLVFFEIGGNDFLDAVSYYFTDKSKMKKVLDDFSNNLNKVFVNLTNTGANILFMNSPDMRYIPTIKGGELDKNGNITDMSKIAPMVSETIHKDIDNLFYNEGLKLYKSFKSKYSKSVFMYDLYNNFNSIIKDYSSLYKSTFDKDLNTFNNYGYDTTTEQNNGKSLIQENKPVNGHEDDDIDSYFFIDQVHPTRYVHQYVGKLLYNYIDDYMLGGKHNLDLKIDKL; translated from the coding sequence ATGAAGAAAATAATTACAATTTTAGCAAATTTGGTTTTAATTACAAATGTATCAATCTCAGTAGTATCATGTGACGGATTTAATCAACCATCAAACAATAATGGTGATGGAAATACTAATGGTGATGGAAATACTAATGGTGATGGAAATACTAATGGTGATAATGATACAAAAGTTGTTCTTGACAAAATTGAAAATTTTTATGTATTAGGTGATAGTTTAAGTGATGCTGGTGGTTATAAAAATATTGCACAATCAATAATCGACAATAAAAATGGCCAAGATAAATTTACATATGATTTTAGCGGAAGTTTTAAATCAGCATATTTTGACAATAAATATCCTTCTTTTAGTAATGGGTTACCAGCTGTTGAATGGATTAATCAATATCTAGGATTAGGTAGTCCAATGAGACCTGCTGGAAAATTAATGAATGACGACAGTTCTGAAAAAGGTCATAATTATGCTGTTGGTGGTGGTAGAGCTTCTAGCGACATTACTCTATCATATGGTTCATCAGGAATAAGAAGTGTTCCTATGAAAGCTGATTTATTATCACAATCAGAAGCTTTAATTAGCCAACATAAATTAACAAATAAAGATTTAGTATTCTTTGAAATTGGAGGAAATGATTTCTTAGATGCGGTATCATATTATTTTACTGATAAATCTAAAATGAAAAAGGTATTAGATGATTTCTCTAACAATCTTAATAAAGTTTTTGTTAATCTAACTAATACAGGTGCTAACATCCTATTTATGAACTCCCCTGATATGAGATACATACCAACAATCAAGGGTGGTGAACTTGATAAAAATGGTAATATTACTGACATGTCAAAAATTGCGCCAATGGTTTCAGAAACTATTCATAAGGATATAGATAATTTATTTTATAATGAAGGTTTAAAACTATATAAAAGTTTTAAATCAAAATATAGCAAATCAGTATTTATGTATGACTTGTATAATAATTTTAATTCAATAATTAAGGATTATAGCAGTTTATACAAAAGTACATTTGATAAAGACTTGAACACATTTAATAATTATGGATATGATACAACAACAGAGCAGAATAATGGTAAATCATTAATACAAGAAAATAAACCAGTTAATGGACATGAAGATGATGATATTGATTCATACTTTTTTATAGATCAAGTACATCCAACAAGATATGTACATCAATATGTAGGTAAACTTCTTTACAATTACATTGACGACTATATGCTTGGCGGAAAACACAATTTAGACTTAAAAATAGATAAATTATAA
- the carB gene encoding carbamoyl-phosphate synthase large subunit — MPKNNEIKKVVILGSGPIVIGQAAEFDYAGTQACMSLKEEGYYVILINSNPATIMTEKGIADKIYIEPLTVEFVEKILRKEEPDAIIPTMGGQTALNLVIDLAKNNILNELNIKLLGTSIEAIENAEDRELFKNLMKELKEPIPASTIVYDVNEALSFSEKIGFPLIVRPAFTLGGSGGGICETRDQLIKIVSQGIKESHLSKCLLEQSIAGYKEIEYEVIRDSNDNTIIVCNMENFDPVGVHTGDSIVFAPCQTLSDIENQMLRDSSLKIIRALKIEGGCNIQFALDPNSLQYYVIEVNPRVSRSSSLASKATGYPIAKISAKIAVGFTLDEIINPVTKNTMAFFEPVLDYIVTKIPRWPFDKFINADFNLTTQMKSTGEVMAIGRCLEESFLKAIRSLEIDKYHIDSKEYEKLTENELLQEIKYPTHNRVFIIAEAIRKNIGIEKINAISKIDLFFLNKLKKIINLENEVKKNKMNINLLKNAKIVGFSDIKVANLWDKTDLEIYKLRMKYNILPIFKMIDTCAGEFYSKTPYFYSTYEFENESTPFNEKSVLVLGSGPIRIGQGIEFDYATVKSIQEIKKLGYKAIVINSNPETVSTDFSISDKLFFDPLTIEDVMNIVDYEKPYGVIVQFGGQTAINLARKLAERGVKILGTSVDKIEEAEDRDRFEKLLTMLNIKQPLGKTSKTKEESIKIANQIGYPVLLRPSYVLGGKSMQIINGQEELELYIDNALKDSKDSSLLIDRYIYGDEYEVDLISDTESVLIPGIIEHIEKSGVHSGDSMAVYPPQHLTKEMTNKIIETSKSIALNLKIKGIINIQFIVKDEELYIIEVNPRSSRTVPFLSKITDINLVGLSTQVMFDIKLKDLNNYKEFIEPKNNIYVKAPVFSFIKLKQVDTDLGPEMKSTGEAMGWDNNYYKALYKAFIASHQIIPKNGKILFTIGEQKERALKLAKRFKELGFKIYATKGTSRTFRENNLNCIEVSKIEEALKNNNIIDLLKNNELNIVVNTKSKKQKKYSKDDLIIRRTATESQIPLFTSLETVNAILEVLEFQSFRTSEL; from the coding sequence ATGCCAAAAAATAATGAAATTAAAAAAGTAGTTATACTAGGTTCTGGTCCAATTGTAATTGGCCAAGCAGCAGAATTTGATTATGCTGGAACTCAGGCATGTATGTCATTAAAAGAAGAAGGTTACTACGTTATATTAATTAACTCCAATCCAGCTACAATTATGACAGAAAAAGGAATTGCTGATAAAATTTATATCGAACCATTAACTGTTGAATTTGTAGAAAAAATATTAAGAAAAGAAGAACCAGATGCAATTATCCCAACTATGGGAGGGCAAACCGCACTAAATTTAGTTATTGATCTTGCTAAAAATAATATTCTTAATGAACTAAATATTAAATTATTAGGAACAAGTATTGAAGCGATTGAAAATGCAGAGGATAGAGAATTATTTAAAAACTTAATGAAAGAGTTAAAAGAACCTATACCAGCAAGTACTATTGTATATGATGTAAATGAAGCTTTATCTTTTTCTGAGAAAATTGGTTTTCCGTTAATTGTAAGACCTGCATTTACACTTGGAGGTAGTGGTGGTGGAATTTGTGAAACAAGAGATCAACTAATTAAAATAGTTTCACAAGGTATAAAAGAATCCCATCTTAGTAAATGTTTATTAGAACAAAGTATTGCTGGGTATAAAGAAATTGAGTATGAAGTTATTAGAGATTCAAATGATAACACAATAATTGTTTGCAACATGGAAAATTTTGACCCAGTAGGTGTTCATACGGGTGATTCAATAGTTTTTGCTCCTTGTCAGACTTTGTCAGACATAGAAAATCAAATGTTAAGAGACTCATCATTAAAAATAATTAGAGCATTAAAAATAGAAGGGGGGTGCAATATACAATTTGCACTCGACCCAAACTCGTTACAATATTATGTAATTGAAGTTAACCCAAGAGTTAGCAGGTCTTCGTCATTAGCTAGCAAAGCAACAGGTTATCCAATTGCTAAAATCTCTGCCAAAATTGCTGTTGGCTTCACATTAGATGAAATTATTAATCCTGTTACTAAAAATACAATGGCATTTTTTGAACCTGTATTAGACTATATAGTAACAAAGATTCCAAGGTGACCTTTTGATAAATTTATAAATGCAGATTTTAATTTAACTACTCAAATGAAATCAACTGGAGAGGTAATGGCTATTGGTAGATGTTTAGAAGAGTCATTTTTAAAAGCAATTAGATCATTAGAAATTGATAAGTATCATATTGACTCGAAAGAATACGAAAAATTAACAGAAAACGAGTTACTACAAGAAATAAAATATCCAACACATAACAGAGTCTTTATTATAGCGGAAGCTATAAGGAAAAACATTGGCATAGAAAAAATAAATGCAATTAGTAAAATTGATCTATTTTTTTTAAATAAATTAAAAAAAATAATAAATCTTGAAAATGAAGTTAAAAAAAATAAAATGAATATTAATTTATTGAAGAATGCTAAAATTGTGGGTTTCAGTGACATTAAAGTAGCTAATTTATGAGATAAAACAGACTTAGAAATATATAAGTTAAGAATGAAATATAATATATTACCTATATTTAAAATGATTGACACTTGTGCAGGAGAGTTCTATTCTAAAACTCCATATTTTTATTCAACATATGAATTTGAAAATGAGAGCACTCCTTTTAATGAAAAATCAGTATTAGTTTTAGGATCAGGTCCAATTAGAATTGGTCAGGGCATAGAATTTGATTATGCGACTGTAAAATCAATACAGGAGATTAAAAAATTAGGTTATAAAGCAATAGTAATTAACTCTAACCCAGAAACAGTATCAACAGATTTTTCTATTTCAGATAAATTATTTTTTGATCCACTAACTATAGAAGATGTAATGAACATTGTTGATTATGAGAAACCTTATGGAGTAATAGTGCAATTTGGTGGTCAAACAGCAATAAATTTAGCAAGGAAATTAGCAGAGAGAGGAGTAAAAATATTGGGTACATCTGTTGATAAAATTGAAGAAGCAGAGGATAGAGATAGATTTGAAAAACTTTTAACTATGTTGAACATTAAACAACCATTAGGAAAAACTTCAAAAACTAAAGAAGAATCAATAAAAATTGCTAATCAAATTGGTTATCCAGTTTTGTTAAGACCAAGTTATGTACTTGGAGGAAAATCAATGCAAATAATAAACGGTCAGGAAGAACTTGAATTATATATTGATAACGCATTAAAAGATAGTAAAGATAGTTCTTTATTAATTGATAGGTATATATATGGTGATGAATATGAAGTGGATCTAATCTCTGATACTGAGAGTGTTTTAATTCCAGGAATTATAGAACATATTGAAAAATCTGGAGTCCATTCTGGTGATTCAATGGCAGTTTATCCACCACAACATTTAACTAAAGAAATGACAAATAAAATAATTGAAACCTCAAAAAGTATCGCTTTAAATTTAAAAATAAAAGGAATTATTAATATTCAGTTTATTGTCAAAGATGAAGAACTTTATATTATTGAAGTAAATCCAAGGTCGAGTAGAACTGTACCTTTTTTAAGTAAAATAACTGATATAAATCTCGTTGGTTTATCAACACAAGTAATGTTTGATATAAAATTAAAAGATCTTAATAATTATAAAGAATTTATTGAACCAAAAAATAATATTTATGTTAAAGCGCCTGTCTTTTCATTTATAAAATTAAAACAAGTGGACACTGATTTAGGACCTGAAATGAAATCAACTGGTGAGGCTATGGGTTGAGATAATAATTATTATAAAGCTTTATACAAAGCGTTTATTGCATCTCATCAAATAATACCTAAGAATGGAAAAATATTATTTACTATAGGAGAACAAAAAGAGCGTGCGCTTAAACTTGCAAAAAGGTTTAAAGAGTTAGGTTTTAAAATATACGCAACAAAAGGTACTTCAAGAACTTTTAGAGAAAATAATTTAAACTGCATTGAAGTTTCCAAAATTGAAGAAGCATTAAAAAATAATAATATTATAGACCTATTAAAAAATAATGAACTTAACATTGTTGTGAATACAAAAAGTAAAAAACAAAAAAAGTATAGTAAAGACGATTTAATTATTAGAAGAACTGCTACTGAGTCTCAAATACCATTATTCACATCGCTTGAAACAGTTAATGCAATTTTAGAAGTGTTGGAATTTCAAAGTTTTAGAACGAGTGAGTTATAA